A genomic window from Engraulis encrasicolus isolate BLACKSEA-1 chromosome 14, IST_EnEncr_1.0, whole genome shotgun sequence includes:
- the arpc4l gene encoding actin related protein 2/3 complex, subunit 4, like yields the protein MTATLRPYLNAVRATLQAALCLENFSSQVVERHNKPEVEVRSSKELLLQPVVISRNEKEKVLIEGSINSVRVSIAVKQADEIEKILCHKFMRFMMMRAENFFILRRKPVEGYDISFLITNFHTEQMYKHKLVDFVIHFMEEIDKEISEMKLSVNARARIVAEEFLKNF from the exons ATG ACTGCCACTTTGCGCCCGTACCTGAATGCTGTGCGAGCCACCCTCCAGGCAGCGCTATGTCTGGAAAACTTCTCCTCTCAGGTGGTCGAACGACACAACAAACCGGAAGTTGAGGTCAG AAGTAGCAAAGAGCTGCTACTGCAGCCAGTAGTCATCAGCCGCAATGAGAAGGAGAAGGTCCTCATTGAAGGCTCCATCAACTCTGTGCGAGTCAGCATTGCCGTGAAGCAG GCGGATGAAATTGAGAAGATCCTGTGTCATAAATTTATGCGGTTCATGATGATGAGGGCGGAGAACTTCTTCATCTTGAGGAGGAAACCTGTCGAG GGCTACGACATCAGTTTCCTCATCACCAACTTCCACACAGAGCAGATGTACAAACACAAGCTGGTGGACTTCGTCATCCACTTCATGGAGGAGATTGACAAGGAGATCAGCGAGATGAAGCTGTCCGTCAACGCCAGGGCCCGTATTGTTGCTGAGGAGTTCCTTAAAAAT TTCTGA